The stretch of DNA GTAGACTTAGAAGGCCAACACCGTACAATGGTAGATATGAATACTATGCCAAAAGGCGTGTACTTCTTAGAAATCACTACACTAAACGGAAGTATCAATCAAAAAATAGTGCTTCAATAAGATTTAGATTTGACTTTTTAAAAGCTCCGAGTATTTGCTCGGAGCTTTTTTTATGAGTAAGTGGTATGGCAATTAATCACTATATCTATATATAACGTATTAATTGTGATTTATTCAGTCTGTGAAGCTTGATGGGGTTAAACAAAAACCCTTCTACTCAAAGAACGGAAGGGTTTTGTTTAAGCTGTACGGAAAGGATTCGAACCTATAAGTAGACGTTAGCACAAAAGTGTTTATCCGTTAAATCTACACCCTCGAGACAGGAGGGCATGTTTGCCAATTTCATCACCGTACAATAATAATATTATACTATTTCCTCACCATGTTGTGAAAGGTCAAGGCCTCTTTCTTCTTGGTCTTGTCTAACACGCATTGGCAAAATAATGTCAACGATTTTATATAAAAGCAGCGAGCCAAAGAAGGCGAATACAATCACTATTACGCAGGCTATTAGGTGAAGTATAAAAGTGTTTACTTCTCCGTATACTAAACCAACATCTTTGGCGAAAACTGCAGTAAGTATCATTCCGCAAATTCCGCCAATACCATGACTAGCGAATACATCTAAAGTGTCATCAATTCTATTCGATTTTTTGATTTTAATCATAGCAAGGTTGCACACTAAAGCAGTGATAAAACCAATTAAAATAGAATGAGGAATACTAACAAATCCTGCAGCAGGAGTAATTGCAACTAAACCAACAATAGCGCCTATGCAAGCTCCAACAGCCGATATTTTTTTATTCAAAAACCTATCGAAAAGTACCCAAGTTATCATGGAGCTTGCTGAGGCGATATTTGTGTTGGCAAATGCTATTACTGCATCGTAATTTGCTGCAAGTGCTGAACCCGCATTAAATCCGAACCATCCGAACCATAATAGCCCTGTTCCTAGTATAATGAAAGGGATATTAGCTGGGTCGCTGTTTTCTTCTTTCCTTTTACCTAGGTAAAGAGCGCCAGCTAGTGCTGCTAAACCTGCAGACATATGAACAACAGTTCCGCCGGCAAAATCTAAAACGTGTAAGCCTTCAAATCCTGTAATGCCAATAACATTACCGAAATTGGCAAAAATACCTTCTGGCGACCACGTTGTATGAGCAATTGGACTGTATATAAAGATGCAAAACAATATCATGAATAATAAGTAGCTTCTAAACCGAATTCTCTCGGCAAAGCTACCTGTAATGATTGCAGGTGTTATTATGGCAAATTTTAACTGAAATAAAGCAAATAATAAGTAAGGAATATTGCTGTTTTTAGAATCCAAATTATCAAGACATAAGTGTTGTAGTGGATTTCCAATAATTCCCCATCCATTTACAGAATCCCCAAATGCAAGAGAGAATCCAAACAATACCCAAATTAATGAAATAATACCCAAAGCGATAAAGCTTTGCAGCATAGTTGAAATAACATTCTTTTTATTGACCATTCCTCCGTAGAAGAAGGCTAAGCCAGGCGTCATAAGGAGAACAAGGGCACTGGCAACAATCATCCAAGCAGTGTCGGCACTATTAATGTCGACTGACTGCATGGGTGATGTTTGATGATTTGAAAAAAACAGTAACACTAGCATAACTAGTGAAAGGATTATGAAAAATGTACGCCTATTATGAAAAAACATGATTTCAATAATTATCTTTCAACATCCATTTTTAGTTTAATGAGTAACAGATGTCTTTATTTTGACGATACTCATTAATCGTTCTTGGTTTTTTAGTCGGTTCATATGTCAAATCATAATTCTGAAATAGATTAATCAACGAATGATAAACGGGATCGTTTTGGTCGTAGGTATAATCCTTTCTTCTGTTATTGGTCAAGTATTTGACTTCGGTAATATGGTTTTTAGAGTCTAAAAAATATTCTGAAACCGAATCTAAATGATGAACTGTTATTTTTTTCATATCACACTTACTAACTAACTGCACAAATTTACATATATTTGCATCTATAAACATTAAATATAAACCATAAAATTAATAAAAAAGTCAAAATAAATTTAAATCAAACAATTAAAAGTCAAAATCATTTTTTAGATGTGTTTTTATAGCATTTATATTTAAATTTAAAATCAGATTACAATGTCAAAGTCAACTTTAATAGACAAATTAGATTTAGAAATACTCAAATTATTGTCTCTAAATTCAAAAATTTCATTTTCAGAAATATCTAATATTCTAAAAGTTTCCAATACCACTATTCATGTAAGAATTAAGCGTTTGCAGAAGCTGGGCATTATTAAAAACTTTACTATTACCATTGATTATGATAAGCTTGGCTTCAATTACACTTGCTATATGGGCGTGTATTTGGATAAAGCGTCTAAATACGACCAGGCCTTAAAAGAGCTATTAAAGATTGACAACATTACGGGCATGGATTTCACAACAGGAAAGTCGAGTTTGTTCTGTAAAATTCGTGCTATTGACTCTAATGATGCTCGTCAAATTATCAGTAAAATACATAAAATAGAGGGTATAAACAGAACCGAAACCTTTTTCTCCCTTGAACAATTACTCAACCAAAAGGAAAGTCTATTATCTACAATTACCTTTTAATTTTTGCTTTAAAGCTGTAAGAAGCAAGTCCTCTTTTAAATAATATTTGTTAAAAAAAGGTTAAGTTTGCTAGAACAAAACCAGAACCTTAATTTAACTAATGAATTTAATTCGAACCCTTCTCTTTTTTTTAGTGCTGTCCTTTTCCATTTCATCTGGCCAAGAGCTTTACCAGATGGATAATATTACCACTATTGACATATATTTCCCTATTACTGACTGGAATGATCTGATGATTGACAATTACTACAGTGAAACCTACCTTATGGCAGATTCAGTCGTAATTAATGGCTCCATGAAAGATAGTGTTGCCGTTAAGTATAAAGGGAATAGCACATTTTCTGAAACTAATGACAAAAACCCTCTTAACATTTCATTAGATGAGTTCAACGATAATCAGGACTACAAAGGTTTCCGTACACTTAAACTTTCAAGCGGTTATAAAGATCCTTCTTTTTTAAGAGAGGTATTGTCTTATGAAGTGGCACGAAAGTATATGCAAGCCCCTCAGTCTAATTTTGCAAGGGTATCGATTAATGGTAATTACCATGGATTGTATAGCAGTTCAGAATCGGTAAATTCAGATTTTCAAAGAAAATATTTATATGCTGATAAAGACAACAGTCGTTTTAAATGTAATCCAGTCAGCACATTCAACGGAGGCTCATCACTAGAATACTTAGGTGCAGATTCTGCATCATACTACGACTATTATGAGTTAAAATCGGACTTTAGTTGGCAGGACATTATTGACTTGACTAATGCTATAAATAATAACCCACAAAGCATTGAGCAATTTCTAGACATTGATCGTGCAATATGGATGTCTGCTTTCAACAATGTTTTGGTCAATTTGGACAGTTATTTAGGTCCTTTTCGTCAGAACTATTACCTTATTAAAGACGATAATAACCGAATGAATCCTGTAGTATGGGATTTAAACGAATCTTTTGGGGGCTTTGCAATGGTAAATGAAGGTCCCGGAATGGGAGGGCCAATTGACCTTACACAATTAAACCCTTTACTTAGAGAAGGTGACCAGGACTGGCCATTGTTAGATTTAATATTCTCTAACCCTACCTATAAACGAATGTATATTGCTCATATGCGTACCATTATCAATGAAAACTTTGCTAATGGATGGTATATTGAAAGAGGTTTAGAATTGCAGAATTTAATCAAGAGTAGTGTTCAAACCGATCCAAATGCAATCTATAGCTATTCTGACTTTATCGCTAATCTTAATGACGATGTCACCATTGAAGGAGGACCAGGGAGTGGCAATAAATTTGGGCTAAGTTCCTTAATGGAAAGCCGTATTGATTACTTAGAATCTCAGGCCGAGTTTACTGCTACACCTCCAACAATTAATGCTATTAGCACCACACCTACCCTAGTTAATATTTATTCTGAAGCAAATATTAGTGTTGAGGTTGATAATGCTGAATCGGTAATCTTTGGTTACAGATTTAGACCCTATGAAGTTTTTACTAAGCTAGAAATGTTTGATGACGGCAATCACAACGATGGACAAGCGAATGATGGAATCTATGGGGTTTCAATAGATGTTGATGCACTTGACGTTCAATATTATATATATGCAGAAAACAATGATGCTGGAATATTTTCACCAGAACGAGCTGAACATGAATTTCATTTTCTGCCAGTTGTAGGGGATTTAGTAATTAATGAATTTATGGCATCAAACACTTCCGCCGTTGAGGACATTTCGTCAGGGCTTTCTGAGTATGACGACTGGGTAGAATTATATAACAGGGGAAATTCTACTATTAACCTATTAGGCTATCATTTATCGGATAACGAAAATACATTGGATAAATGGACATTTCCAGATGTAAGTATTGCTCCCAATGAATACTTAATTGTATGGCTAGATAATGACCTTGACGCGACTAGCGGATTGCACACAAATTTCAGACTGTCTGCTGATGGGGAAGAGTTGTTTTTATCTACATCAAATAATTTCATCATTGACGCTTTGTTCTACGGTGAGTTACCCTCAGATTTTGGCTATGCTAGAGTGCCAAACGGAAGTGGCGCTTTCGTTATTCAAGACCATACCCACAACGCCAATAACGGATTAGGAACAGCTATTTCCGAATATACACACAATTCAAATATATTGGTCTATCCAAACCCATCTAATTATTTACTGCATATTGTCGTTCCTTTTGCAAATCAAATTGAAGCTTATGATGTATTAGGCAAAAAACAGTATACAAAGCAAAACATTAAAAATGGTATTGATATAGATGTTAGTAACTGGAAAAAAGGCGTTTATATATTAAAAATAGACGATGAATTCCGTAAAATCAGTGTACAATAAAATGAAAAAAATACTACTTATTCTAGCAGGAGTTAGTGTCTTGTTTTCCTGTCAAAAAGAAGCAGGAGAAGGCGGGACATCTTCCATAGCAGGAAAAATAATTACATACGATTTGAGGCATTTTGATGTGCCAGGAGGCAACCAAAGCGTAGATACAATCTCAAGCTATGCTAAAGCAGATGAAGAAGTCTATATTGTATATGGTGACGAGGATAATCTTTATGACGATTCGTACAATACCTCATGGGATGGCAGCTTCAGCTTTGAGAATTTAAGAAAAGGCAAGTATACCGTATTTGTATATTCTGAATGTGAGGCAGATACGAGCGGTTTAGCGGTCTTGAGTCAAACAAATCCAACTTATGCTCAAGAATTGGCGTCCACTATTTGGCATCCTGATTGTATCAATGGAGACTTCCCACATATTATTGAAATAGAAATTACAGATAACAATTCCGTATATAATTTAGGAGATATATCCATCTATAATATTGCAGTCAATTAAAAACATATTAGACTCTTTTGAGCCCATATCTTTGGAGCAAATGGATTCGGTGCAGTTAATGAACAGAACAGATACCAAATTTGTTTTTGAATTAGAATTGTTAGGCAAAGTACTCAACGAAATTAGAGAACATTATTACGTTTTGGATATAAATAACAAGCGAATGAGTGCTTACCGTTCTTTGTATTACGATACCGATGATTTTGAGTTTTATTTTGAACATCACAATGGCAAAACAAACCGCAACAAAGTACGGTATAGAGAATACATAGATTCGGGTCTATGTTTCTTAGAAATAAAGCACAAAACCAATAAGGGGAAAACAATAAAAAAGCGAATAAAAGTCGATAAAATCCCTAATGAAATTGACACGAATGCCAATGCCTTTATCACTTCAGTGATTGGAGAGGAGAAAGAACTGGTTCCAAAACACTGGAATAAATTTAATCGCATTACGCTTGTCAACAAAAAGATGAAGGAACGCGTAACAATTGATGTAAACATTAATTTTGAAGGCGACAACAAAACATCTGAATTAGGGAATATGGTAATTGCAGAGATAAAGCAAGAAAAGATTAATCACGCTTCAGTTTTCATGCGAATCATTAAAAAGAATATGGTAAGGCCTTTTAGAATAAGCAAATATTGCATGGCTACTGCAAGCCTTTACCCTTTATTAAAAAACAATAATTTTAAACCAAAATTTATAAAAATTAACAAACTTCAACACGATGCATAGTCTATTATTATTGATTTCAGATATTGAGCTTTTCGGAACTGACCTTTTTGACCAAAAAGATTTTATTGAGCTACTTGCTCGTTCAGTTTTTAACTTTTTGATTGTAGGATATATAGTTCGCTATTTGTACTACCCAGCAACAAAAAATAAGGATTACTTATTTACCTATTTATTGATTAGTGTTACCGTCTTTTTTCTATGCTTTTTACTAGAAAATGTAAAGCTAGAACTAGGTTTTGCACTTGGGCTATTTGCCATCTTTGGGATTATCAGATACCGAACAGACCCTATTCCTATTAAGGAGATGACCTATCTATTTGTCATTATTGGTATTTCTGTGATGAACGCTCTGGTTAATAAAAAAATCAGTCATGCGGAGGTCGTATTTACCAACCTTATTTTCATTGCCCTAACCTATGGTTTAGAAAAAATTTGGCTGCTCAAGCATGAATCTCGAAAGAATATAACTTTTGAAAAAATAGAGCTAATTGTACCTGAAAAGCGACAAGAGTTATTTGAAGATTTGAAGCAAAGAACGGGCTTGAATATTACACGAGTAGAAGTTAAGAGCATTGATTTTCTTAGAGATACTGCTCAATTAAGAATCTTCTTTTTTGATGATGAACAAAAGTAGCTTTGTACTTCTTTTATTTTTTCCTTTTCTCTTGTTAGCACAAGAGCAAGATTTTCAATTATGGACTAAGGTTGAAGTTTCACACTCATTAAACAAAACAGTTAAATTATCCTTTGATCAAGGGTATAGACTTAGAGAAAATGCATCATTATCTGATGCTCTTTTTTCGAATATATCTTTAAGATACAAAATCAACAAACCCTGGTCAGTTGCCTTTGGCTACCGTTACATTAATGATTTTGCTATACAAACGGAGGTTAAACACCGTTTGTTTACAGATTTAAACTTCCGTAAAAAACATAAGCGTTGGGAATTTAAGAATCGATTACGTTATCAATTCCAATCGAACGTTTCGACACTAAGAGATAAAATGTCAGCTACATATAATGTACGCAAAACACCTCTTGAACCTTACACTGCCTTTGAGATTTTCTACCTTAATCAGTCACTCAATAAGTGGCGCTATACATTTGGGGTGTCTTACCCCATTTCTAAGGCACTAAACCTCTCTTTATATTACAGGCTTCAGCAAGAGTTCAACAGCAATAGTCCACAATTGTATATCTTAGGTGTTGGATTCGATTACGATTTTTAAGATGAAAGCAAAGCTCAACCTTCAGCATTTTATTTTTCCGTCTTTATTTATTCTTCTACTAGCTTTAATAGAGTATTTAGAATTTTATTGGAACATACGTTTTGTAAAGTACGGTGTATTGCCAAGAACATTTGAAGGATTAAAAGGTATTTTATTATCTCCCCTAATACACGGCGATTGGAAGCATTTGACTAATAATGCAGTCCCCCTTTTTGTATTGATTTCTTCTTTAACCTTTTTTTATAGAAGTATTGCAAATGAAGTGTTTTTATGGTCTTGGCTTATGAGTGGCATTTGGTTGTGGGCTATTGGTCGACCAAGTTTTCATATTGGCGCAAGTGGACTGGTCTATGCTTTAGCATCTTTTTTATTTTTCAGTGGATTCATACGAAAGCATACTCGACTAATGGCTATTTCAATGTTTGTCGTTTTCCTATACGGTGGTATGATTTGGGGAATTTTTCCAATGCAAGATAACATTTCTTGGGAAGGGCATTTGTCAGGTGGCTTTGCTGGTCTAATATTAGCGTATTGGTTTAAAGAAAATGGACCCCCAAAACAGATTTACCAATATGAAATTGACGAACTGTTAGAAGAAGCTGAAGAAGAGCAACAGTATCATTACGATTACAAGGAAAAAGAAAAGGACTGAGTAAACTCAGCCCTTTATTTGTTAATTTTCAGGCACGGCTCCATATTTATTTTCGCTTTCATTACCTTTTAACAACGTTAGCACAAGAATCCAAAAAGTCCCTATAATCGGAATTAATAGAATTAGCAACATCCACCCACTTCTGTTCGTGTCATGTAATCTTCTTACGCCTACAGCAATAGAAGGAATAAATACAAATAGGGTATATAACCAATATATAATACCACCAATTGGTAGGCTTGAAGAGTCTTCACTTCCCATTGCACCTTCTAATATTCCTATTAAAAAGATAATAATGATATTTATTAAAGCAAATTCCCAGTATTCATTCCTACTAGCTCGTCCTTTAAATACTGAATATTTTCGTAATACTTTCAAATAGTTTTTCATAAGCTCTAAATTATTTAATGACTTTCAATGTATTAATCAGAAGCTGATTTTCATTAGTGGTCATCTTCACAAAATAAATCCCCTCTCTAAGGTGGCTTATGTTTATTGTTTTTGAACGATTTATTTTTCGATAAACCTCTTGCCCTAAAGCGTTTATAATCGTTATTTCTTTGATATCATCACGCATGATTTTAAAGTAAGATGAGCTGGGATTAGGGTAAATCAAAGAGGATTGAATGTTGTAATCAGTAACAGCTACAGTAGAATCAGTACCACCACCATCACCGCCGTCACCATCACCGTTTCCAGAAGTCGTATCAATTTCAGACTCTATTATGAAGTAT from Flavobacteriales bacterium encodes:
- a CDS encoding T9SS type A sorting domain-containing protein, producing VDLEGQHRTMVDMNTMPKGVYFLEITTLNGSINQKIVLQ
- a CDS encoding ammonium transporter, with the protein product MFFHNRRTFFIILSLVMLVLLFFSNHQTSPMQSVDINSADTAWMIVASALVLLMTPGLAFFYGGMVNKKNVISTMLQSFIALGIISLIWVLFGFSLAFGDSVNGWGIIGNPLQHLCLDNLDSKNSNIPYLLFALFQLKFAIITPAIITGSFAERIRFRSYLLFMILFCIFIYSPIAHTTWSPEGIFANFGNVIGITGFEGLHVLDFAGGTVVHMSAGLAALAGALYLGKRKEENSDPANIPFIILGTGLLWFGWFGFNAGSALAANYDAVIAFANTNIASASSMITWVLFDRFLNKKISAVGACIGAIVGLVAITPAAGFVSIPHSILIGFITALVCNLAMIKIKKSNRIDDTLDVFASHGIGGICGMILTAVFAKDVGLVYGEVNTFILHLIACVIVIVFAFFGSLLLYKIVDIILPMRVRQDQEERGLDLSQHGEEIV
- a CDS encoding Lrp/AsnC family transcriptional regulator — encoded protein: MSKSTLIDKLDLEILKLLSLNSKISFSEISNILKVSNTTIHVRIKRLQKLGIIKNFTITIDYDKLGFNYTCYMGVYLDKASKYDQALKELLKIDNITGMDFTTGKSSLFCKIRAIDSNDARQIISKIHKIEGINRTETFFSLEQLLNQKESLLSTITF
- a CDS encoding CotH kinase family protein — encoded protein: MNLIRTLLFFLVLSFSISSGQELYQMDNITTIDIYFPITDWNDLMIDNYYSETYLMADSVVINGSMKDSVAVKYKGNSTFSETNDKNPLNISLDEFNDNQDYKGFRTLKLSSGYKDPSFLREVLSYEVARKYMQAPQSNFARVSINGNYHGLYSSSESVNSDFQRKYLYADKDNSRFKCNPVSTFNGGSSLEYLGADSASYYDYYELKSDFSWQDIIDLTNAINNNPQSIEQFLDIDRAIWMSAFNNVLVNLDSYLGPFRQNYYLIKDDNNRMNPVVWDLNESFGGFAMVNEGPGMGGPIDLTQLNPLLREGDQDWPLLDLIFSNPTYKRMYIAHMRTIINENFANGWYIERGLELQNLIKSSVQTDPNAIYSYSDFIANLNDDVTIEGGPGSGNKFGLSSLMESRIDYLESQAEFTATPPTINAISTTPTLVNIYSEANISVEVDNAESVIFGYRFRPYEVFTKLEMFDDGNHNDGQANDGIYGVSIDVDALDVQYYIYAENNDAGIFSPERAEHEFHFLPVVGDLVINEFMASNTSAVEDISSGLSEYDDWVELYNRGNSTINLLGYHLSDNENTLDKWTFPDVSIAPNEYLIVWLDNDLDATSGLHTNFRLSADGEELFLSTSNNFIIDALFYGELPSDFGYARVPNGSGAFVIQDHTHNANNGLGTAISEYTHNSNILVYPNPSNYLLHIVVPFANQIEAYDVLGKKQYTKQNIKNGIDIDVSNWKKGVYILKIDDEFRKISVQ
- a CDS encoding polyphosphate polymerase domain-containing protein — its product is MQSIKNILDSFEPISLEQMDSVQLMNRTDTKFVFELELLGKVLNEIREHYYVLDINNKRMSAYRSLYYDTDDFEFYFEHHNGKTNRNKVRYREYIDSGLCFLEIKHKTNKGKTIKKRIKVDKIPNEIDTNANAFITSVIGEEKELVPKHWNKFNRITLVNKKMKERVTIDVNINFEGDNKTSELGNMVIAEIKQEKINHASVFMRIIKKNMVRPFRISKYCMATASLYPLLKNNNFKPKFIKINKLQHDA
- a CDS encoding DUF4956 domain-containing protein, whose amino-acid sequence is MHSLLLLISDIELFGTDLFDQKDFIELLARSVFNFLIVGYIVRYLYYPATKNKDYLFTYLLISVTVFFLCFLLENVKLELGFALGLFAIFGIIRYRTDPIPIKEMTYLFVIIGISVMNALVNKKISHAEVVFTNLIFIALTYGLEKIWLLKHESRKNITFEKIELIVPEKRQELFEDLKQRTGLNITRVEVKSIDFLRDTAQLRIFFFDDEQK
- a CDS encoding DUF2490 domain-containing protein, with the translated sequence MMNKSSFVLLLFFPFLLLAQEQDFQLWTKVEVSHSLNKTVKLSFDQGYRLRENASLSDALFSNISLRYKINKPWSVAFGYRYINDFAIQTEVKHRLFTDLNFRKKHKRWEFKNRLRYQFQSNVSTLRDKMSATYNVRKTPLEPYTAFEIFYLNQSLNKWRYTFGVSYPISKALNLSLYYRLQQEFNSNSPQLYILGVGFDYDF
- a CDS encoding rhomboid family intramembrane serine protease, coding for MKAKLNLQHFIFPSLFILLLALIEYLEFYWNIRFVKYGVLPRTFEGLKGILLSPLIHGDWKHLTNNAVPLFVLISSLTFFYRSIANEVFLWSWLMSGIWLWAIGRPSFHIGASGLVYALASFLFFSGFIRKHTRLMAISMFVVFLYGGMIWGIFPMQDNISWEGHLSGGFAGLILAYWFKENGPPKQIYQYEIDELLEEAEEEQQYHYDYKEKEKD
- a CDS encoding DUF805 domain-containing protein produces the protein MKNYLKVLRKYSVFKGRASRNEYWEFALINIIIIFLIGILEGAMGSEDSSSLPIGGIIYWLYTLFVFIPSIAVGVRRLHDTNRSGWMLLILLIPIIGTFWILVLTLLKGNESENKYGAVPEN